From Sphingomonas bisphenolicum, one genomic window encodes:
- a CDS encoding flavodoxin family protein: MLKVQPLNCTLKRDTGQPSSTDAMIAVLAKEFAALDVEVADTIRVASHNVLAGVTSDEGEGDDWPAIREKILAADILILGTPIWMGQAGSVAKRALERMDAFLSETDELGRMPSYGKVAVAAIVGNEDGAHAASAQIFQSLNDVGWTIPAVAACYWVGEAMGSVDFKDLKETPEMVAKTAKMVAGNAAHLAGLLKDNPFPGEKA; the protein is encoded by the coding sequence ATGCTCAAGGTCCAGCCGCTCAACTGCACGTTGAAGCGCGACACCGGACAGCCCAGTTCGACGGACGCGATGATCGCGGTGCTGGCGAAAGAATTTGCGGCGCTGGATGTGGAGGTGGCCGATACGATCCGGGTCGCCTCCCACAATGTGCTCGCCGGCGTGACATCCGATGAGGGGGAGGGCGACGACTGGCCCGCCATCCGCGAGAAGATATTGGCCGCCGACATCCTCATCCTCGGCACGCCGATCTGGATGGGGCAGGCGGGCAGCGTCGCCAAGCGGGCGCTGGAGCGGATGGACGCCTTCCTCTCCGAAACCGACGAGCTGGGACGGATGCCCAGCTATGGCAAGGTCGCCGTCGCGGCGATCGTGGGCAATGAGGATGGCGCCCATGCCGCATCGGCGCAGATATTCCAGTCGCTCAACGATGTCGGCTGGACGATTCCCGCCGTCGCCGCCTGCTATTGGGTGGGCGAAGCGATGGGATCGGTCGACTTCAAGGATTTGAAGGAAACGCCTGAGATGGTCGCCAAGACGGCGAAAATGGTGGCGGGCAATGCGGCGCATCTGGCGGGACTGCTCAAGGACAATCCATTCCCCGGCGAAAAGGCATAA